A genome region from Mesorhizobium sp. B2-1-8 includes the following:
- the tssA gene encoding type VI secretion system protein TssA, which translates to MIDLALWLNPLNGANPSGEDLRNDPAFQELERLTEAQLKVVHDGGNKASQSTSSVDWAAVLEKSEELRSRGRDLRLLVIVTRALANEEKLAGLAQGLTLIARTFDQYWDTMHPALRTSATPRDAALRRINALLDLQNGQEGLLANIRQTVFFSPRAIGPISGRDLEQAALDERVMLQEAASGLGTAEKAALTAAHNQLLNRVRTGCAAQIDQAADAVTTLLADAHAAISALEAVDTALNARIDGNGAAVPDLKKFLQRLLTTLERNSSIGAMANGAANPAPQPAQPASTPTQNGHGAETMASVASPVETSAGLPDRINSRDEVVKCLDLVVAFYDRTEPSSPIPHLARRVRRMVHMDFVELMEDLAPSGLKEFRLLAGVPDPKKPAQKDER; encoded by the coding sequence GTGATTGATCTCGCACTCTGGCTGAATCCTCTGAACGGTGCGAACCCGTCGGGAGAGGATTTGCGCAACGACCCGGCCTTTCAAGAGCTGGAGCGGCTCACGGAAGCCCAGCTCAAGGTCGTCCACGACGGTGGCAACAAGGCTTCGCAATCAACCAGCTCAGTCGACTGGGCGGCCGTCCTCGAAAAATCGGAAGAACTGCGGTCGCGCGGCCGGGATTTGCGCCTTCTGGTCATCGTCACGCGCGCGCTGGCCAATGAAGAGAAACTCGCCGGCCTCGCCCAGGGGCTAACCCTAATCGCAAGAACTTTCGACCAGTATTGGGATACGATGCATCCGGCTTTGCGGACGAGTGCCACGCCCCGCGACGCAGCGCTACGACGCATCAATGCGCTGCTCGACCTCCAGAACGGCCAGGAAGGCTTGCTGGCGAACATCAGGCAGACCGTCTTCTTCTCACCGCGCGCCATCGGGCCTATCAGCGGGCGAGACCTAGAACAGGCAGCGCTCGACGAGCGCGTCATGCTCCAGGAAGCTGCCTCCGGCCTGGGGACCGCCGAAAAGGCGGCGCTGACGGCCGCCCACAACCAGTTGCTGAACCGGGTGCGCACTGGATGCGCGGCACAGATCGATCAGGCCGCGGACGCTGTCACGACACTTTTGGCCGATGCGCACGCAGCGATTTCGGCGCTGGAGGCGGTGGATACCGCGCTTAATGCCCGCATCGACGGCAACGGCGCGGCCGTTCCGGATCTGAAGAAGTTCCTGCAGCGCTTGCTGACGACGCTGGAGCGGAATTCCAGCATCGGCGCCATGGCCAACGGTGCGGCAAACCCTGCACCGCAGCCGGCTCAACCGGCATCGACGCCCACCCAAAACGGTCATGGAGCCGAGACGATGGCAAGTGTGGCAAGCCCTGTGGAAACCAGCGCTGGCCTGCCTGACCGGATCAACTCGCGCGACGAGGTCGTCAAATGCCTCGATCTCGTGGTTGCCTTCTACGACCGCACCGAACCGTCCAGCCCTATCCCGCATCTCGCCCGGCGCGTGCGCAGGATGGTGCACATGGATTTCGTGGAACTGATGGAAGATCTCGCCCCGTCGGGGCTGAAGGAG